The Candidatus Binatia bacterium DNA window CGTGAAGCCGATGACCATCATCGCGATCATCCCGAGCAGGAGGACGATCTTGAAGGGCCAGTCGCGCTCGCGCCCGGAGACCTGCTTCAGGTTGATCCGGAGGAGATTGGCCACGCCCAGGACGTAGGTGGCGCCGACGACCACGATCACCCACTGCTGGATCTCGTCGTAGAACGTGCGGATCGCGGGATGCGGAACGAAGAAGCCGATCAGGCAGAAGATGCCCGCGACCAGCGTGATGAGGAACGGTACTTGCCGCTTCACGCGCGCCCCCTCATTCCGTTCCGAACCAGAGCCCGAGGGCCGGGTTGCCGAAGGTGTACAGCGCGCAGCCGATGATGATCACCACGATCAGGACCAGCTTCACGATGTCCGCCGACTTGAGGCTGCCCAGGAGCAGCGGCTCGTTCGAGAGGAGCGCGCTCGCCGCGTAGTACTCCTCCCCGATCAGGGTGTAGTCGCACGCGACGACGAAGAAGGGCATCTGGTGCACGTTCGCGGTGCCGGCAATCTGGATCGCCCCGATCGAGTGCCCCGTCTCCGCGAGGAGGAGCGACTCGGCGAAGAAGGCGCCGAGGAGCAGGTTCGCGGCCGGGCGCTCGCGCAGCATCATCCCGTTCACCGAGGCCACGTAGGCGAACTGCTCCGAGGTGACGTAGCGCACCTGGTCCGACTGGTAGGCGTCGGCGCGCCCAACGTCCTGGTAGGCCGACTTCACCACCTCGTCGGCGACCGTGTAGACCGCCGGCGCGTTGGTGGGCACCGTGAGCCGCGTCTCGTACTTGGCCGTGGTGCGCGCCACATTACGCAAGATGATCAGGCTGGCGATCGTCTGGATGTCGTCGATGTCCTGGACGCCGGGGATGTAGAGGACGCCCTTGCCCATCTCCGTCGCGCGGCCGATCGCCTCTTCGATGGCGACGAGCCCGGGGATCGTCCTGAACTTCCAGCGGACGCCGCGGTGCGCCTGATTGATGAAGTAGAAGAGGACGATGAAGAAGAGAAGCGTGACGACGAGGACGTTCACCTTGGTGCTGTCGATCCATTCGGGACCCGGCGTGGCGGGCGCGGAGAGGTCCGAGTTGAGGGCCGGGTTCGGCGGATCGGCGATCAGCTGGTACTCGTAGGTGGTGCCGTCCTGGACGCCCTGGGCTCCCTCGCCCTCATCGGTGTGCGTCTTCAGCGCGCCGTCCAGCGTGTCCACGGGCGCGAACGTTCCGCCGCGCTCGCGGCGCAGCAGGATCCAGTGCGCGGGCGTGGGGGTCGGCGAGGTCCAGGTGAGGGTGACGCTCTGGCCGCGGTCGTTGGGCGTGTTGACGGCCTTCAGCGGAAAGGCGGAGGCGAAGCCGGCGAGGAGGGTGGCGACGACGCCCGCGAGCGAAGCGGCGGCGACGCGGGGCCGGAGGCGGACGCGAATCAGCGGCATCCCCCTGCGGAGACGGCCGCCTCCCGGCCTGCACCACGGACTTCCATCACGTGCGCGTGTTCCTCGCTGAACAGGACCGGCCGGCTGAAGACTCTACCCTAGCGGCGGGGCACCCCGGTGTCAAGCCGCCAGGCGGGTCCGAGGGAGGCTTCCTAGGATTCGATCATCTCGACATTGGCGCGCGGCAGCATCGTTCGCGAGCCGTTTCCGAAGTCCACCTCCAGCACCCGCACCTTGGCCTCGGTCTCCAGCGCCGTGAGCTCCGCGGGAAGCGCCGTCACCTTGCCGAGGCGTCCGAAGAAGGGCTGCCGGATGACGCGGATCAGGCTGCCGACCTCGAGTCCCCCCTCGTGCGCCCCGTCGCCCGACCCGTCGCGGGGCGCGGCCGCCTCGAGGCGCGGCGCGATGATCTCGGGGCGCAGCACGCCGGCGCGGATCTGCGTCGCGCCGCTCACCGAGACCTTGCGTCCCTCGCACTGCTTCAGGAGCTCGAACGTCCGGTTCGCCATGGGAATCTCGCCGAAGCCCTCGGTCACGACCAGCGTGAGCCCCTTCTCCTCGGAGCCGGTGATCGCGACCCCCAGGTCGTAGCCCAGGAACTCGCGGAGGTCCTGGTCGTCGAAGCCGCCGATCACGATCGCCTTCACTCCCATCGCCACGGCGTGCCGGAGGGTCGCGGTCGTCACGTGCGCGCCCCCGACCACGACGCACCCGCGGTGCGTCTCGGTGATCGCGGCACTTTTCAAGGTCTCGCCCGGAGAGCCGGCGACGACGCGCAGCACGCCGCTCGTCTCTCCGCCGATGCCGAAGATGCCCTGGATGAACGTGCCCCGCGTCTCCACCGTCACGCCCTGGTTGGGATGGACCTCGACGATCGTCCCGTCCACGTAGGCGTCCACCTCCACGGGAATCGGGGCCTCGCGCAGCAGCGCCTGGCCCGTGACGGCGGAAAGGCTCTCGAGCGTGCCGTCGATGGGCGACGGCACCTTGGAGCGGAAGAGCCCGAAGAAGGAGCGGCTCTCGGCGAACGGCTCCCCCTTGGCGACGCTCGAGCCGACGGGCTTCACGAGGCATTCCGCCACGTCCTCGGGGAGCACCCCGAGCATGTTCGCCGCGTTGACCGTCTGCACGTTGCCGGGGAGCTCGGTGCGGGCGACGACCGTCTCCGCCTTGACCGCGTCGCCCACCTTCACGAGCACCGTCCCCGCCAGCGGGAGCTTGCGCTCGCGCCGCACGACGGTGTACGCGGTGA harbors:
- a CDS encoding DUF6754 domain-containing protein, which encodes MPLIRVRLRPRVAAASLAGVVATLLAGFASAFPLKAVNTPNDRGQSVTLTWTSPTPTPAHWILLRRERGGTFAPVDTLDGALKTHTDEGEGAQGVQDGTTYEYQLIADPPNPALNSDLSAPATPGPEWIDSTKVNVLVVTLLFFIVLFYFINQAHRGVRWKFRTIPGLVAIEEAIGRATEMGKGVLYIPGVQDIDDIQTIASLIILRNVARTTAKYETRLTVPTNAPAVYTVADEVVKSAYQDVGRADAYQSDQVRYVTSEQFAYVASVNGMMLRERPAANLLLGAFFAESLLLAETGHSIGAIQIAGTANVHQMPFFVVACDYTLIGEEYYAASALLSNEPLLLGSLKSADIVKLVLIVVIIIGCALYTFGNPALGLWFGTE